From Mesobacillus boroniphilus, the proteins below share one genomic window:
- a CDS encoding protein phosphatase 2C domain-containing protein, with protein MNNHLVFNWVGNRESFVDEPSIIELGNMIIGRYGGNSSAGQYKNEDGCFVMSNPEQDWEFVILLDAHNSSESAELIVEAFSQIKGDVQGALSLSTNEAFQNLQRITLNLFQSEDFLEACERIKGETACLIVARKGNYCWWFSVGDCLFYLHHPELSSLGQYQVNQRHFFEWIGQVNTFSQAVPCFSSGAKELRKGVNHLLMITDGLVECPGEPFIEPKAIFGEFSNSSNKDGVSRLLDRIQANNVRDSTTIISWAVLNKEEATIPSNER; from the coding sequence ATGAATAATCATCTAGTTTTCAATTGGGTAGGAAATCGGGAGAGTTTTGTAGACGAGCCGAGTATTATTGAACTGGGCAATATGATCATTGGCCGATACGGAGGTAATTCCAGTGCAGGTCAATACAAAAATGAGGATGGATGCTTCGTTATGTCAAATCCTGAACAAGATTGGGAGTTTGTGATTCTTTTAGATGCCCACAATAGCTCAGAAAGCGCTGAACTGATTGTTGAAGCCTTCAGTCAAATAAAAGGGGATGTCCAAGGTGCGCTATCACTTTCGACCAATGAGGCTTTTCAAAATCTGCAGCGTATTACCCTTAATCTTTTTCAAAGTGAAGATTTTTTAGAAGCTTGCGAGAGAATAAAAGGAGAAACCGCTTGCTTAATCGTGGCCAGGAAAGGCAACTACTGCTGGTGGTTTTCAGTTGGCGACTGCCTATTCTACTTGCATCATCCTGAACTTTCCTCCCTTGGCCAATATCAAGTGAACCAAAGGCATTTTTTTGAATGGATTGGTCAAGTAAATACCTTTAGCCAAGCTGTTCCTTGCTTCAGCAGCGGAGCAAAGGAATTGCGGAAAGGCGTCAATCATCTTCTTATGATAACGGATGGCCTGGTTGAGTGCCCAGGAGAACCATTCATTGAACCAAAAGCAATCTTTGGTGAGTTTTCCAATTCATCTAACAAAGACGGGGTATCGAGGTTACTTGATCGTATTCAAGCCAACAATGTACGCGATAGCACTACTATTATTTCTTGGGCTGTGTTGAACAAAGAAGAAGCTACAATTCCTAGTAATGAAAGATAG
- a CDS encoding pirin family protein, producing the protein MFKRDIKKHWTVQYEERGMPHVQAGLVLNPQNWRELDPFILMAEDWFKRGTFSDHPHRGFQTITYIIDGRLEHIDNHGGHSILESGDIQYMNAGSGARHAEEAVDNDIAHTLQLWLNLPKELKGTTTSYQNVYSENAPVVQFEGGTLKVYSGETAGVKGPLESRVPFTLSEIQLAEGANFTYELPESHNAFLYILSGEVDAGSSQTNLQKSSAATLTFNDGGEGTSELMLKANKRSKVLVYSGKPIKEEVVAYGPFVMNSMEEIRQAYRDYQEGKFGEEAK; encoded by the coding sequence ATGTTCAAAAGAGATATCAAGAAACATTGGACAGTTCAATATGAAGAGAGAGGGATGCCGCATGTCCAGGCAGGACTAGTGCTGAACCCACAAAACTGGAGGGAGTTGGATCCATTCATTCTAATGGCGGAAGACTGGTTTAAACGTGGGACATTTTCTGATCACCCGCATCGTGGCTTCCAGACAATCACGTATATCATTGACGGAAGGCTTGAGCACATTGACAACCATGGCGGACACAGCATTCTGGAATCTGGTGACATCCAGTATATGAATGCAGGCAGCGGTGCGCGACATGCTGAAGAGGCAGTGGACAATGACATAGCGCATACACTGCAGCTCTGGCTGAACCTGCCTAAGGAGTTGAAAGGCACAACGACTTCTTATCAAAACGTGTATTCCGAAAATGCACCAGTTGTCCAGTTTGAAGGCGGAACTTTAAAGGTGTATTCAGGAGAAACTGCCGGAGTGAAAGGGCCTCTCGAATCAAGAGTGCCATTTACCCTATCAGAAATTCAGCTAGCTGAGGGGGCGAATTTCACATATGAATTGCCGGAATCGCATAACGCGTTCCTATATATACTTTCAGGTGAAGTCGATGCCGGCTCAAGCCAAACAAATCTTCAAAAGTCTTCTGCGGCGACTTTGACATTTAATGACGGAGGCGAAGGTACAAGCGAACTAATGCTGAAAGCGAACAAGCGCTCAAAAGTATTGGTATATTCCGGGAAGCCAATCAAAGAGGAAGTGGTCGCCTACGGACCGTTCGTGATGAATTCGATGGAGGAGATTCGCCAGGCTTACCGCGATTATCAGGAAGGCAAATTCGGCGAGGAAGCCAAGTAG
- a CDS encoding DUF5667 domain-containing protein — MKKLLASTILTGVLAFGTAASASEVVETVDPGTTPDEFLFTFDQLFEELKLLVTFDDEKEAQLLLEFANERLAEATAMSEEEKTEFVQQAFQEYLEALEAAEEKVTEVIVEEQTDSEGEDELTEELENVSEVKDELTEELEDELKEEVEEATEKAKVVANVVKGLDQEMVSQLREQELGYGQIAQIFWLAEAAGKTVEEIASLYTEEKVGFGQAAKQLGVHPSKMKGLASGKKQASEEETDEEAETDGSEEGTEEAEQPGEAAVTEDENEDTTSTEQTTEQQVSVASASTTETKTNTKNSVTKAEEKKAEAVKKAEEAAKKAAEKKAEAEKKAEEQKREAAKKAEEKRQEAARKQEEAKKNKQKQEEDNDEQKDDDSDEDSN, encoded by the coding sequence ATGAAGAAGCTTTTAGCATCAACAATTTTGACCGGAGTGCTTGCATTTGGGACGGCAGCATCTGCAAGTGAGGTAGTTGAAACGGTAGACCCGGGCACGACACCAGATGAGTTTTTGTTTACGTTTGACCAATTATTTGAGGAATTGAAGCTTTTAGTCACCTTCGATGATGAAAAAGAAGCCCAGCTCCTCCTTGAATTCGCGAACGAGAGACTGGCTGAAGCTACCGCAATGTCAGAAGAAGAAAAAACAGAATTCGTCCAACAAGCGTTTCAAGAATATTTAGAAGCTCTTGAGGCAGCTGAAGAGAAGGTCACAGAAGTAATTGTAGAAGAACAGACTGATTCTGAAGGTGAAGACGAACTGACTGAAGAGCTGGAAAACGTTTCTGAAGTTAAGGATGAACTTACTGAGGAGCTTGAAGATGAGCTAAAGGAAGAGGTTGAAGAAGCAACGGAAAAAGCGAAGGTGGTTGCTAACGTTGTAAAGGGCCTGGATCAGGAAATGGTTTCCCAGCTGCGAGAACAAGAGCTAGGGTACGGCCAAATCGCTCAAATCTTCTGGCTTGCAGAAGCAGCTGGGAAAACAGTAGAGGAAATCGCTTCTTTATATACAGAGGAGAAAGTTGGATTCGGACAGGCAGCTAAGCAGCTTGGTGTCCATCCATCAAAGATGAAAGGACTTGCATCAGGGAAAAAACAGGCTTCCGAAGAAGAAACAGATGAAGAAGCAGAAACTGATGGATCCGAAGAGGGCACTGAAGAAGCAGAACAGCCAGGCGAAGCAGCGGTTACTGAAGATGAAAATGAAGACACAACTTCAACTGAGCAAACGACTGAACAGCAAGTGAGTGTCGCATCAGCTAGTACCACTGAAACAAAAACTAACACTAAGAATAGTGTCACAAAAGCAGAAGAAAAGAAAGCTGAAGCTGTAAAGAAGGCAGAAGAGGCAGCAAAGAAGGCTGCTGAAAAGAAAGCGGAAGCTGAGAAAAAAGCAGAAGAACAAAAACGTGAAGCAGCAAAGAAAGCTGAAGAAAAGAGACAAGAAGCAGCAAGAAAACAGGAAGAAGCCAAAAAGAATAAACAAAAACAAGAAGAAGATAATGATGAGCAAAAAGATGATGACAGCGATGAAGATTCCAACTAA
- a CDS encoding LysM peptidoglycan-binding domain-containing protein, with product MIIHVVQRGESLWQIANRYQVTIPQITDINGLENPNQLVVGQALLIPSHDTFHSVRYGEALWSIAQRYGTTIDAIIQANAITNPALIYPGTVLRIPATRHTIQRGETLWHISQRYGVTVQAIIKANQIQNPNLLYPGTILVIPKRKPTIESNSFTYHSDEKAIELVGEVADLMTYIAPFAYVIQPDGSLVLYMKDDTEAIQTGLAKGALPMMSITNFTATEAGENIAHEVLASEANRTTLLNNILFVMREKGYRGLNIDFENVLPADRELYNTFLQEAVDALHKEGYFVSTSLAPKISADQKGLLYEAHDYPAHGRIADYVVLMTYEWGYRYGSPQAVSPLNEIRRVLDYAITAIPRNKILMGFQLYARDWIIPHVQGQEAETYSPQEAVSRAIKYGAAIQYDTVAASPYFRYTDEQGRKHEVWFEDARSAQAKFDLIKQYNLRGVSYWVLGYPFPQNWALLEDNFNIKKLT from the coding sequence ATGATCATTCATGTTGTCCAAAGAGGTGAATCACTGTGGCAAATCGCGAACAGATATCAAGTGACAATTCCACAGATTACTGATATTAACGGTCTCGAAAATCCAAATCAACTAGTGGTGGGCCAGGCCTTGCTCATTCCATCCCATGATACATTCCATTCAGTTCGATACGGCGAAGCATTATGGTCAATTGCCCAGCGTTACGGAACAACCATAGATGCCATCATCCAGGCGAATGCCATTACCAACCCTGCTCTTATCTACCCAGGCACCGTACTCCGCATACCCGCAACCCGCCACACCATTCAACGCGGTGAAACCCTATGGCACATATCCCAGCGCTATGGGGTAACAGTACAGGCAATCATTAAGGCCAATCAAATCCAAAATCCAAACCTTCTATATCCAGGGACCATTCTAGTCATTCCAAAACGGAAACCAACAATTGAATCAAATTCATTCACCTACCATTCCGACGAAAAAGCAATTGAGCTGGTAGGCGAAGTAGCCGACCTGATGACCTATATCGCTCCGTTCGCATACGTCATCCAGCCTGACGGGTCACTTGTCCTTTACATGAAGGATGATACCGAAGCTATCCAGACAGGACTGGCAAAAGGTGCACTGCCAATGATGTCGATCACCAACTTTACAGCGACTGAGGCTGGTGAGAATATCGCCCATGAAGTTCTGGCTAGTGAAGCAAATCGTACCACACTCCTCAACAATATCCTTTTTGTCATGCGTGAAAAAGGTTACCGTGGCTTAAATATAGACTTTGAAAATGTCCTGCCTGCTGATCGTGAGCTTTATAATACGTTTCTTCAGGAAGCAGTGGATGCTCTCCATAAGGAAGGCTATTTTGTATCAACTTCTCTTGCGCCAAAGATCAGTGCCGACCAGAAAGGATTATTATATGAAGCGCATGATTATCCCGCACACGGCAGAATAGCAGATTATGTCGTTTTGATGACCTACGAATGGGGCTACCGTTACGGTTCACCACAGGCTGTTTCGCCATTGAACGAAATCCGCAGAGTGCTAGATTACGCGATTACGGCTATTCCGAGGAATAAAATCCTGATGGGCTTTCAGCTATATGCCAGAGACTGGATCATCCCCCATGTACAGGGCCAGGAAGCTGAAACATACAGCCCACAGGAAGCAGTCAGCCGTGCCATCAAGTATGGAGCTGCAATTCAATATGACACAGTAGCCGCGTCACCATACTTCCGCTACACAGATGAACAGGGCCGCAAACACGAAGTATGGTTCGAAGACGCCCGCAGCGCACAGGCAAAGTTTGATTTGATCAAGCAATACAATCTGCGTGGTGTCAGTTACTGGGTCTTGGGTTACCCTTTCCCGCAAAACTGGGCATTGCTAGAGGATAATTTTAATATCAAAAAATTGACATAG
- a CDS encoding FbpB family small basic protein, whose amino-acid sequence MKRLQLSFNELVKKNKEELLADQKRIEIIEKRLDEKYTNLKK is encoded by the coding sequence GTGAAGAGATTACAGCTTAGTTTTAATGAATTGGTAAAAAAGAACAAGGAAGAATTATTAGCAGACCAAAAGCGGATCGAGATAATTGAGAAGCGGCTTGATGAGAAATACACCAACCTAAAAAAGTAA
- a CDS encoding phospholipase D-like domain-containing protein, producing MMSILPAIILLFSTLYPSFLTSTPTVNAAETANVVISEVAWMGTNNSYSDEWIELYNNSGSDVLLDGWQLNAADGAPAIALSGTLPANSYFLLEKTDNQSVTEIQADLIYSGSLGNTVEHLKLIDASGAVVDEVDSWYAGDNTAKATMERIDPAVSGLDSTNWATANASYADGLGTPKAFNSTGTDGSGSGGDAGGGSNPPEAPSVCDDRTQRLNNVSEAEGAMNVYFNKCAFPQYASAGNEANYNVNFEDILIKRLNSATKSIDFATYEINLPRVVDTLIQKAAQGVDVRVIADSKDAADPHYAERFETMRLYLEKMARGQDAKMGTADDIVVFSDSPMFAVEDSAKRAAKGLPASVSDIAQVTVTVGNSTTTGRMFVDAEAKAAESYYGPGNQMHNKFAIVDDRWVFTGTWNFTVTGLYGSDENMQQGILDGNQNQIIEINWPQLAGIYETEFNEMWGSNTLNPDPVVSNFSTRKTDNTTHVIDINGKKVEIYFSAGDNAVGKMADLIRNEAHFNTYFSIFAWSDQALTDELKNKWEGSYNDMEGTLTGFDVKGLFDSDFWNQWWSASVDMTGRTATQTSVNNPNTRWNNPAPVYADAETRKLHSKTMLIDADTNSDPTVIVGSTNWSNNGNNVNDENMLIIHDSAITNQFVQEFNARYVQAGGTLQ from the coding sequence ATGATGTCTATTTTACCAGCAATTATTTTATTGTTTTCAACTCTTTACCCGTCATTCTTGACCAGTACACCAACCGTGAATGCAGCTGAAACCGCGAATGTGGTCATCAGTGAAGTTGCCTGGATGGGCACGAACAACAGCTACAGTGATGAATGGATCGAGCTTTATAACAATTCAGGTTCTGATGTGCTGCTTGACGGCTGGCAGCTGAACGCAGCTGATGGTGCCCCGGCTATTGCGCTAAGCGGCACTCTTCCAGCAAACAGTTATTTTTTACTTGAGAAAACAGATAACCAATCCGTTACTGAAATACAAGCTGACCTTATTTACAGCGGCTCGTTAGGAAATACTGTTGAACACCTTAAATTGATTGATGCATCCGGTGCTGTAGTCGACGAGGTTGACAGCTGGTATGCAGGCGATAATACGGCAAAAGCAACAATGGAACGAATCGACCCAGCCGTTTCTGGTCTCGATTCCACGAACTGGGCAACTGCCAATGCCAGCTATGCCGATGGACTTGGAACACCAAAGGCCTTCAATTCAACTGGAACTGATGGCAGCGGGTCAGGTGGCGATGCTGGCGGCGGCTCTAATCCTCCAGAAGCTCCTAGTGTATGTGACGATAGAACACAGCGCCTGAATAATGTTTCAGAAGCTGAAGGAGCAATGAATGTTTATTTTAATAAATGCGCATTCCCTCAATATGCTTCAGCAGGGAACGAAGCGAATTATAATGTGAACTTTGAGGATATTTTAATCAAGAGGCTCAACTCGGCAACAAAAAGCATTGATTTTGCTACATATGAAATCAACCTACCGCGTGTAGTTGATACATTGATCCAGAAAGCAGCACAGGGTGTCGATGTGCGTGTGATTGCAGATTCTAAGGACGCAGCAGATCCTCACTATGCGGAACGCTTTGAAACTATGCGACTTTACCTGGAAAAAATGGCTCGTGGCCAGGATGCGAAAATGGGCACAGCTGATGACATAGTGGTCTTTTCAGACTCGCCAATGTTTGCAGTGGAAGACAGTGCGAAAAGAGCAGCTAAAGGATTGCCAGCCAGTGTAAGTGATATTGCACAAGTAACCGTCACTGTTGGGAATAGTACGACGACAGGCAGAATGTTTGTTGATGCAGAGGCGAAAGCAGCAGAAAGCTACTACGGCCCTGGAAACCAGATGCACAATAAATTCGCAATCGTCGACGACCGCTGGGTGTTTACAGGCACGTGGAATTTTACCGTCACCGGCCTATATGGATCAGATGAAAACATGCAGCAGGGCATCCTTGACGGCAACCAGAATCAAATCATCGAAATTAACTGGCCTCAGTTAGCAGGTATCTATGAAACTGAATTCAATGAGATGTGGGGCAGCAATACATTGAATCCAGATCCTGTCGTCTCGAATTTCAGCACGCGTAAAACTGACAATACAACACATGTTATTGATATCAATGGAAAAAAGGTAGAGATCTATTTTTCAGCGGGGGATAATGCAGTTGGGAAAATGGCTGATTTGATTCGCAATGAAGCCCATTTCAATACATATTTCTCGATCTTTGCATGGAGCGACCAGGCACTCACCGATGAATTGAAGAATAAGTGGGAAGGGTCCTACAATGACATGGAAGGAACCCTGACGGGATTTGATGTAAAAGGATTGTTCGACTCTGATTTCTGGAACCAGTGGTGGTCTGCAAGTGTCGATATGACAGGCCGGACTGCTACACAGACAAGCGTCAATAACCCAAATACACGATGGAACAATCCGGCTCCTGTCTATGCTGACGCAGAAACACGCAAGCTCCACAGCAAAACAATGCTGATAGACGCCGACACAAACAGTGATCCAACTGTCATCGTCGGATCGACAAACTGGAGCAACAACGGAAACAATGTAAATGATGAAAACATGCTAATCATCCATGACTCAGCCATCACCAACCAGTTCGTACAGGAATTCAATGCCCGCTACGTACAGGCTGGAGGAACATTGCAGTAA
- a CDS encoding 2-phosphosulfolactate phosphatase, protein MFSQSPYECKIEWGRRGAREAAERGDIVVIVDVLSFSSTVVSALSAGAIIFPYPPELDGIKYAESIGAEYILGRAEAARGGRPTLSPVTFNEEHRNNQYVLSSLNGAYCSWIASKVPALLIGSLLNASAVAATAERIQQETGTGITVVPCGEMWDGTHENEDRLRPSVEDYLGAGAILAKLNGEKSPEAEVCTGAFNSSVNRLKDLIWDCGSGRELRERGYETDVRYCSQLNVNNIVPIMKEGRFIMCK, encoded by the coding sequence ATGTTTAGTCAGTCTCCTTATGAATGCAAGATAGAATGGGGAAGGCGTGGGGCCAGGGAAGCGGCAGAGCGAGGGGACATTGTTGTTATTGTCGATGTTCTCAGTTTTTCGTCAACGGTCGTTTCCGCTTTGAGCGCGGGTGCAATCATTTTTCCATATCCGCCTGAACTGGATGGAATTAAATATGCGGAAAGTATTGGAGCAGAATACATTCTCGGCAGGGCAGAAGCAGCCAGGGGTGGGCGACCGACTTTATCGCCGGTGACCTTCAATGAGGAGCATCGAAATAATCAGTATGTTTTATCTTCCCTCAATGGAGCTTATTGTTCGTGGATTGCATCTAAGGTACCTGCTCTATTAATAGGGTCATTGCTCAATGCTTCAGCTGTTGCAGCCACTGCGGAAAGGATCCAGCAGGAAACAGGAACAGGTATTACAGTAGTGCCATGCGGGGAAATGTGGGATGGTACTCATGAAAATGAAGACCGGCTTCGCCCTTCGGTTGAGGATTATTTAGGGGCAGGTGCGATCCTTGCCAAGCTGAATGGCGAAAAATCACCGGAAGCGGAAGTATGCACAGGAGCCTTTAATAGTTCGGTAAATCGATTAAAAGATTTGATATGGGATTGCGGAAGCGGGCGTGAATTGCGGGAACGAGGTTATGAGACAGATGTCCGATATTGCAGCCAGCTCAATGTGAATAACATCGTGCCAATCATGAAAGAAGGAAGATTTATAATGTGTAAATAG
- a CDS encoding sporulation protein, producing the protein MLLRKYMSLLGVGSAQIDLILEKDVLIPGDSVNGKFLIKGGTVDQDLQLIECALVMVNLKTEAENVLDTVTIDIQLRIQPDGDDEVPFSFLLPADVPPSNKDISYHFKTKLVFKQGTESWDEDMIKVVKG; encoded by the coding sequence ATGCTATTGCGAAAGTATATGTCATTGCTAGGAGTAGGTTCCGCCCAGATTGACCTGATTTTGGAGAAAGATGTTTTAATCCCTGGTGATTCGGTGAATGGGAAGTTTTTGATAAAGGGAGGGACGGTTGACCAGGACCTCCAGCTAATTGAGTGTGCCCTTGTCATGGTTAACTTGAAGACAGAAGCAGAAAATGTACTGGATACTGTAACAATTGATATACAGTTGAGGATTCAGCCAGATGGTGATGATGAAGTGCCGTTCAGCTTCCTGCTTCCCGCGGATGTGCCTCCTTCAAACAAGGATATCTCTTATCATTTTAAAACAAAGCTGGTCTTTAAACAGGGAACCGAAAGCTGGGATGAAGACATGATCAAGGTGGTTAAGGGCTGA
- a CDS encoding efflux RND transporter permease subunit: MNLLKFIVQRKILVSLMVVLVLLIGSFSVLKLDKELLPSIQMDGAYVEINAGDMPAIEVERTITTPLEKKILGIEGVEEIQSTSSIGRSSLRLAIERGRGDDVFKEVESVINSTTSSIIGIKDVVAAQSGTNQAYDFFMDVSGSDMEKMTAFAKNILEPRLEDLPEVRDVSLSGISQKEVTVELKRDELTTSGLDATQVIGAIQQANSEATLGQLNSETNSPSLRWNTQLESVENIKNLHIPAQNGFIKLSEIADVSIQPLENSSLVWKNGTKDFIFIQIGRVSDATQIEMAEAVRKEIKKIRNEGLVSGFEMNEMVAQADYVKESIDGVTSNILIGAGIAVVILMLFLRNIRATLIVGLSIPTSVLLTFASMWMFGYSFNILTLIGLGLGIGMMVDSSIVILESIYRKKELGLKSMGAVIEGTKEVATAVLASMLTTIVVFLPIGLLGGEMGSFMIMLSVVVAITLISSVIVSFTLIPSLSEKFLKLRKEQKAQKEGPLLRTYSSIISWTIKKKRHSFAIIGLFFLMLAGSLMLVTKIPMTIMPDMLNRYAEIIVPVEPGLSLEDKQEVASEMNKALESVTDVETNYIMDSGNMMFAVINMTKGDEITREQKEVNEEILKVLRDLEGKVPVKGAQAAMSGGGGSPVQINISGESFDELKTIADGFTKELEEIDGIVAVENSIERTSVEQVVQLKETEIEKSGLSQLQIKQFIEQAFLQMPVGELKIDEENVPLTVKWDEATTSKSELLDLEVPTPSGEKNLSAFISLASVENPNEIKHTDGERFISISADIEGKDLGTINREVQKLMDRYVVPAGYSIAPAGDLEQQQEMIQDMILILAISIFLVYLVMAVQFNHLGHPLIVMSVIPMTIVGVILGLFLTQRELSVMSGMGIIMLIGIVLNNAILLIDRTNQLRNEGYTVQEALVEAGKNRIRPILMTTLTTVGGMLPLAMATGGSGNYQAPMATAIIAGLSFATLITLLLIPAVYRIFTKSAEKRRWFSRKAKKSKETITPVPEILS, translated from the coding sequence ATGAATTTATTGAAATTTATTGTTCAGAGAAAAATCTTAGTCAGCTTAATGGTTGTGTTAGTTTTATTGATTGGCAGCTTTTCGGTTTTAAAGCTGGATAAAGAACTATTGCCATCAATTCAAATGGATGGTGCTTACGTTGAGATCAATGCGGGGGATATGCCGGCAATTGAAGTAGAAAGAACCATCACTACCCCGCTTGAAAAGAAAATCCTCGGCATCGAGGGAGTGGAAGAAATCCAATCCACAAGCAGTATCGGCAGAAGCTCCTTGAGGCTTGCGATTGAACGGGGCCGTGGGGATGATGTGTTCAAGGAAGTTGAATCAGTCATCAATTCCACAACCTCAAGTATCATCGGCATTAAAGATGTGGTGGCCGCTCAATCCGGCACAAACCAGGCCTACGACTTCTTCATGGATGTTTCTGGCTCTGACATGGAGAAAATGACTGCGTTCGCAAAAAACATCCTTGAACCAAGGCTAGAAGATCTTCCTGAAGTTCGTGATGTGTCACTATCTGGAATTTCACAAAAAGAAGTTACTGTTGAATTAAAGCGTGACGAACTCACAACAAGTGGGCTGGATGCAACACAGGTTATCGGTGCGATTCAGCAAGCAAACAGTGAAGCTACATTGGGCCAGTTGAACAGTGAAACAAATTCACCTTCTTTGAGATGGAATACGCAATTGGAATCTGTTGAGAATATCAAAAACCTTCACATTCCTGCTCAAAATGGTTTTATAAAGCTTTCTGAAATCGCGGACGTTTCCATTCAACCATTGGAAAACTCCTCTCTTGTCTGGAAAAATGGTACGAAGGACTTTATCTTTATCCAGATTGGAAGAGTATCTGATGCGACACAAATAGAGATGGCTGAGGCGGTTCGAAAGGAAATTAAAAAGATTCGAAACGAAGGTTTGGTTAGCGGCTTTGAAATGAACGAAATGGTTGCCCAGGCTGATTATGTGAAGGAATCCATTGATGGAGTTACAAGCAATATCCTGATTGGAGCTGGGATTGCAGTTGTGATCCTTATGCTGTTTTTAAGAAATATCCGAGCCACATTGATTGTCGGGCTGTCAATCCCAACATCGGTGCTTCTCACTTTCGCTTCAATGTGGATGTTCGGTTACAGCTTTAATATTTTGACATTGATCGGGCTTGGACTCGGAATAGGGATGATGGTTGACTCATCTATTGTTATCCTTGAATCCATTTATCGTAAAAAAGAACTTGGCCTTAAGAGCATGGGTGCGGTAATTGAAGGAACTAAGGAAGTTGCTACAGCCGTACTGGCGTCAATGTTGACGACCATTGTTGTTTTCCTGCCAATCGGCCTTCTTGGCGGTGAAATGGGCTCATTCATGATCATGCTGTCAGTGGTTGTCGCTATAACCTTAATCAGTTCCGTTATAGTATCCTTCACTTTAATCCCTTCTCTGTCAGAGAAATTTTTAAAGTTAAGAAAGGAACAAAAGGCTCAAAAAGAAGGGCCACTGTTGCGCACTTACAGCAGCATTATTTCATGGACGATAAAGAAAAAACGTCATAGCTTTGCCATTATCGGTCTGTTCTTCCTAATGCTTGCCGGATCGCTTATGCTTGTGACGAAGATTCCGATGACCATTATGCCGGATATGCTGAATCGTTATGCCGAAATCATTGTTCCTGTTGAGCCAGGTTTGAGTCTGGAGGATAAACAGGAAGTCGCATCAGAAATGAACAAAGCCTTGGAAAGCGTCACAGATGTTGAAACAAATTATATTATGGATTCCGGTAATATGATGTTTGCCGTCATCAACATGACAAAGGGCGATGAGATTACCAGGGAACAAAAAGAAGTAAACGAAGAAATCCTTAAGGTTCTAAGAGATCTCGAAGGTAAGGTACCAGTTAAAGGTGCACAGGCTGCGATGTCTGGTGGTGGCGGCTCACCTGTTCAAATTAATATATCTGGCGAAAGTTTCGATGAGCTCAAAACAATTGCAGATGGTTTTACGAAAGAGCTTGAAGAGATAGACGGGATTGTCGCGGTTGAAAATTCCATTGAAAGAACGTCGGTTGAACAGGTTGTCCAGCTTAAGGAAACTGAAATTGAAAAATCTGGGTTATCACAGCTGCAAATTAAACAATTTATCGAGCAGGCGTTTTTACAAATGCCTGTAGGAGAGCTAAAAATCGATGAGGAGAATGTTCCTCTGACAGTGAAATGGGATGAAGCAACCACTTCAAAATCAGAGCTTCTCGACCTGGAAGTGCCAACTCCATCTGGCGAGAAAAACCTTTCTGCGTTCATCTCACTAGCAAGTGTCGAAAATCCGAACGAAATCAAACATACTGATGGCGAACGATTCATTTCCATCTCTGCTGATATTGAAGGCAAAGACCTTGGCACCATCAACCGCGAAGTCCAAAAACTGATGGACCGCTATGTTGTACCAGCGGGTTATAGCATTGCACCTGCTGGAGACCTAGAGCAGCAGCAGGAAATGATTCAGGATATGATTCTGATCCTTGCTATTTCCATATTCCTTGTATACTTGGTCATGGCGGTACAGTTCAACCACCTTGGCCACCCGTTGATCGTTATGTCCGTCATCCCGATGACAATTGTTGGTGTGATACTCGGGTTGTTCCTGACCCAGCGTGAATTAAGCGTCATGTCAGGCATGGGCATCATCATGCTGATAGGTATCGTATTGAATAATGCTATTTTATTGATCGACCGCACGAACCAGCTTCGCAATGAAGGCTACACAGTACAGGAAGCACTTGTCGAAGCCGGGAAAAACCGCATACGCCCAATCCTGATGACAACACTGACAACAGTTGGCGGCATGCTGCCATTAGCAATGGCTACAGGAGGATCAGGCAATTACCAGGCACCAATGGCAACTGCCATCATCGCTGGTCTAAGTTTCGCTACCCTGATCACCTTGCTGCTGATCCCGGCAGTTTACCGCATTTTCACAAAAAGTGCAGAAAAAAGACGCTGGTTCAGCAGGAAAGCCAAGAAAAGTAAAGAAACCATCACACCTGTTCCAGAAATATTGAGCTAA